In Paraflavitalea devenefica, the following are encoded in one genomic region:
- a CDS encoding transposase, whose protein sequence is MKQDEKNSVTNQHACHYLTFNTVDWVDVFIKPRYKQLIANTLNEFITLRGLTVFAWCLMTNHLHLLLQAKDGTGLSMIERDFKRVTATRILEAIDMEPELRREWMLGRFEHSSQTLKKIEKYQVWQSCSNPEFLDFKQPAKVRQYLNYIHENPVRDRIVYLPEDYMYSSAGDYAGRKGPVQVTVIDMEGLIRGVVKGR, encoded by the coding sequence ATGAAGCAGGATGAAAAGAACAGTGTAACCAACCAGCATGCATGCCACTATCTTACTTTTAATACGGTGGACTGGGTGGATGTGTTTATCAAGCCCAGGTATAAGCAGCTTATTGCCAATACCCTGAATGAGTTTATTACGCTACGGGGATTAACGGTATTTGCCTGGTGCCTGATGACGAACCACCTGCACCTTTTACTACAAGCCAAGGATGGCACGGGACTATCTATGATCGAGCGCGATTTTAAGCGTGTTACCGCCACCCGCATCCTGGAAGCGATTGATATGGAACCTGAACTCCGGCGGGAATGGATGCTGGGGCGCTTTGAGCATAGCAGCCAGACCCTGAAGAAGATTGAAAAGTACCAGGTGTGGCAAAGCTGCAGTAACCCGGAATTCCTGGATTTTAAACAGCCAGCGAAGGTGAGACAATACCTGAATTATATTCATGAAAACCCGGTGCGCGACCGGATTGTTTATCTGCCGGAGGATTATATGTACAGCTCAGCCGGCGATTATGCCGGCCGAAAGGGGCCGGTGCAGGTGACGGTGATTGACATGGAGGGGTTGATCAGGGGCGTGGTGAAGGGAAGGTGA